In a single window of the Cervus elaphus chromosome 1, mCerEla1.1, whole genome shotgun sequence genome:
- the LOC122697952 gene encoding copper transport protein ATOX1-like translates to MESQEAVTNAAAAASSAPTKHEFSVDMTCEACANAVTHVLNKLGGVQFDIDLPNKKVCITSEHSVDTLLETLEKTGKAVSYLGPK, encoded by the coding sequence ATGGAGAGCCAGGAAGCCGTCACCAacgccgctgccgccgcctctTCAGCTCCAACAAAGCATGAGTTCTCCGTGGACATGACCTGTGAGGCCTGCGCTAACGCTGTCACTCATGTCCTCAACAAGCTAGGAGGAGTTCAGTTTGACATTGACCTGCCCAACAAGAAGGTTTGCATCACCTCTGAGCATAGCGTGGACACTCTGCTGGAGACCCTGGAGAAAACAGGAAAGGCTGTTTCCTACCTTGGCCCCAAGTAG